From the Candidatus Neomarinimicrobiota bacterium genome, the window TCCGGACGTTCGGCAGCCAGGTCGCGAGTCTCGCCCAGGTCTTCGGCCAGGTTGAAGAGCTCCAGCCGGCCATCTTCGAAGTATTCGATGAGTTTGTAGTCACCGACCCGGACGGCCCCGGAGGGAGAAGTGGGTCCGGAAGGATGATAATGGGGATAATGCCAATAAAGGGCATCATGAGAAAGGCTGCGGCTGCCTGTCAGAATCCCGGCCAGGCTCAGGCCGTCGAGGTCGGCTCTTCCCCGGACCGATCCGCCCGCCAGCTCCAGCATGGTAGGATAAAAGTCCGGGCTACTGACCGGTACCTGGCAGTTAGAGTCGGCCTTGATCTTTGCCGGCCAGCGTACGATGAGCGGTACACGGATACCACCCTCATAGAGTGACGACTTACCGCTGCGCAGGGGGGCGTTGGAGGTGTGCCGGGTCTGGCCGCCGTTGTCGGAGGTGAAGAAAATAACGGTATCTCCGCCAGCCCCTGGCTTTCCAGCGCAGCCATGATGCGCCCCACGCCCTGGTATAACGCCTCGATCATAGCCGCGTAACCTGAGTTGCGATGTTCCCTCCCCGGCTGCTTATCCGCGTATTTAGCGAGCAGATCCGACCGCCCCTGGATGGGGCTATGGACGGCGAAGTAGGGCAGATACAGCAGGAAGGGGCGCGGTCGGCTATCTTCAATGAAATTTACCGCCTCCTGTGTGAGGCGATCGGTGAGGTAGAGCCCTGGCTCTCCTTTCGGCAGGGTGGGGATCGTATAGCGCTGGTTGGTATAGGGGTAGTAGTAGCTGGGGGGCTGACC encodes:
- a CDS encoding sulfatase/phosphatase domain-containing protein → MPGRGAHHGCAGKPGAGGDTVIFFTSDNGGQTRHTSNAPLRSGKSSLYEGGIRVPLIVRWPAKIKADSNCQVPVSSPDFYPTMLELAGGSVRGRADLDGLSLAGILTGSRSLSHDALYWHYPHYHPSGPTSPSGAVRVGDYKLIEYFEDGRLELFNLAEDLGETRDLAAERPDTAAQLRDRLHQWRQSIDARMPAPNPNYDPARDQWLDRTRGEKSIR